The bacterium sequence TATCAGCAAACAAAAGAAAAATTAGACAAAATCGGCTTATTCCCTCCCCAAAAAACGAATAAATAAATTCACCCATCTTTTATATAGCAAAACCACCCGTTTTTAGTATCTATTGCAATCTTTTAAAAACAATATGCTAAAATATTTTTATATAACACAGTTCAAACAAGAAAAACGAACTAATTCCAATAGATGAAATCAAATATATATATGCCCAGAACTTACAGAAAAACTTCCAAGCCAAAAGACCTTTATTGTTACGAGATAAAACATAAGGAAAGTGACCTGTTTATAAGTTCCGGGGGAAACCTTAAAGACACGGCTTTGAAAAGTTTAAAAAAACACAGAAACCAGATTGAGGAATATATAGAAAAAGACCCTCATTTTGCATCCGCTTTGATTCCTTATAAACTTTTAAAG is a genomic window containing:
- a CDS encoding UPF0280 family protein; amino-acid sequence: MKSNIYMPRTYRKTSKPKDLYCYEIKHKESDLFISSGGNLKDTALKSLKKHRNQIEEYIEKDPHFASALIPYKLLK